A window of the Dermatophagoides farinae isolate YC_2012a chromosome 2, ASM2471394v1, whole genome shotgun sequence genome harbors these coding sequences:
- the LOC124499350 gene encoding LOW QUALITY PROTEIN: uncharacterized protein LOC124499350 (The sequence of the model RefSeq protein was modified relative to this genomic sequence to represent the inferred CDS: substituted 1 base at 1 genomic stop codon) — MGNKSSLMLQDEEINAIQNETGCNASQIERLYSRFTSLDKGDNGTLGREDFLRIPELAINPLGDRIVQAFFSETDSFDDRINFRQFMRILARFRPIKKNREIKLNSREDKLRFAFKMYDLDGDEKISRDELLAVLHMMVGSNISTEQLANIADRTIMEADKDGDQCITFSEFCKTLERTDVEDLXFCNKFHSIMEKIRLPNDEFFEIDLTNNENVTAEDLIKRICENHYKIHIDDDDHKDYNVLAIWITNIETAPNQSKLQLPLNRKHRLIEMKEKFKELLKTDEIKSSLVEFRLGRNGYLSIKDEEKINNAKVLQILYLEARDNVKKNIYPLDITRRVELCEIELRAEYYHQKSVESVHSITSNFENDFYKTLKIQAKNLSYQNSLRKTQNYWKMTKNAKKACMTLEKCIEKSDVVDSISRDAEWYIEYLRKCRESIPCYGGFFFEAQMERSILEALIHANFYDKKILIGINEKGLHLINIECPKIISSIQFSDLSYGILKPKKDHHQGLIIKTKDDKVQQIFTRQASFIEKTLTQFIEGAAN, encoded by the exons atgggCAACAAATCTTCGTTAATGTTACAAGATGAAGAGATCAATGCAATCCAAAATGAAACTGGCTGTAA TGCATCACAAATTGAACGATTGTATAGCCGTTTTACTAGCTTGGATAAAGGTGATAATGGTACATTAGGACGAGAAGATTTTCTTCGTATACCAGAATTGGCTATCAATCCACTTGGTGATCGTATTGTAcaggcatttttttctgaaaccGATTCCTTTGATGATCGCATTAATTTTAGACAATTCATGCGTATATTGGCACGATTCCGTCCAATCAAGAAAAATCGTGAAATAAAACTAAATTCGCGTGAAGATAAACTTCGATTTGCATTCAAAATGTATGATTTAGATGGTGATGAGAAAATTTCTCGTGATGAATTGCTTGCAGTTTTGCATATGATGGTCGGATCCAACATATCGACTGAACAATTGGCCAACATTGCCGATCGTACTATAATGGAAGCTGATAAAGATGGTGATCAATGTATAACATTTTCAGAATTCTGTAAAACATTAGAACGAACAGATGTTGAAG ATTTGTGATTTTgcaataaatttcattcaattatggaaaaaattagaCTTCCAAACGAtgaatttttcgaaattGATTTGACCAACAATGAGAATGTAACAGCAGAAGATTTAATCAAAAGAATTTGCgaaaatcattataaaattcatattgaCGATGACGATCACAAAGATTATAATGTTCTAGCGATTTGGATCACCAATATTGAAACAGCtcccaatcaatcaaaactcCAGTTACCATTGAATCGAAAACAtcgtttgattgaaatgaaagaaaaatttaaagaaCTTTTGAAAactgatgaaataaaatcatcattagtggAATTCAGACTTGGACGTAATGGATATTTGTCAAtcaaagatgaagaaaaaattaacaacGCTAAAGTCCTTCAAATTTTATACTTAGAAGCTCGAGataatgttaaaaaaaatatttacccATTGGATATCACTCGACGAGTTGAACTATGTGAAATCGAATTAAGAGcagaatattatcatcaaaaatctgTTGAATCAGTCCATTCAATTACAtctaattttgaaaatgatttctaCAAGACTTTGAAGATTCAGGCAAAAAACTTATCttatcaaaattcattgcgTAAGACACAGaattattggaaaatgaCTAAGAATGCAAAGAAAGCATGTATGACTTTGGAAaaatgtattgaaaaaagtGATGTAGTCGACAGTATAAGCCGCGATGCAGAATGgtatattgaatatttacGAAAATGTCGAGAATCGATTCCTTGTTATggcggattttttttcgaagcACAAATGGAACGATCTATTCTTGAAGCGCTTATTCATGCAAATTTCTATGATAAGAAAATTCTTATtggaataaatgaaaaaggtCTTCATTTGATTAACATTGAATGTCCG AAAATCATCTCATCCATACAATTTTCGGATCTTTCATATGGAATATTGAAACCCAAaaaggatcatcatcaaggcctaatcatcaaaacaaaagatgATAAAGTACAGCAAATTTTCACCCGTCAAGCATcgttcattgaaaaaacattaacaCAGTTCATTGAGGGGGCGGCAAATTGA